In the genome of Doryrhamphus excisus isolate RoL2022-K1 chromosome 11, RoL_Dexc_1.0, whole genome shotgun sequence, one region contains:
- the pcyt1bb gene encoding phosphate cytidylyltransferase 1B, choline b, producing the protein MAGRRRNNRCGNNQQQAPRGPRAGSRRALKEPAVFAKPTGYESEVPHEKLTIAQAKRGTPAHRPVRVYADGIFDLFHSGHARALMQAKNVFPNTHLIVGVCSDELTHKFKGYTVMTEEERYDALRHCRYVDEVVRDAPWTLSTEFLKKHKIDFVAHDDIPYSSAGSEDVYKHIKAAGMFVATQRTEGISTSDLITRIVRDYDIYVRRNLQRGYTARELNVGFINEKKYRLQNQVDKMKETVRTVEEKSKHFVYRVEEKSQDLIHKWEEKSREFIGNFLELFGPDGAWHAIQERSGRMLQALSPYSSPRGSPSSSPTRLRSRSPDSSPVASGSTSPSSTSPPASPSSRRRT; encoded by the exons ATGGCTGGAAGAAGACGCAACAACAGATGTGGCAACAACCAGCAACAGGCCCCGCGGGGACCAAGGGCCGGCTCAAGGAGG GCACTAAAGGAGCCTGCTGTTTTTGCTAAGCCGACGGGTTATGAATCAGAAGTCCCTCATGAAAAGCTCACCATTGCCCAAGCTAAGAGGGGCACACCAG CTCATAGACCTGTTAGAGTCTACGCTGATGGGATATTTGATCTTTTTCACTCTGGACACGCCCGAGCACTGATGCAGGCCAAAAATGTCTTCCCCAACACGCATCTGATAGTGGGAG tgtgcaGTGATGAGCTGACCCACAAGTTTAAGGGATACACAGTGATGACAGAGGAGGAACGCTATGACGCCCTGAGGCACTGTCGCTATGTTGACGAGGTGGTGCGGGACGCTCCCTGGACCCTATCCACTGAGTTCCTTAAGAAACATAAG ATTGATTTTGTGGCCCATGATGACATCCCTTACAGCTCTGCGGGATCGGAGGATGTTTATAAGCATATAAAAGCAGCTG GGATGTTTGTGGCCACCCAGAGGACAGAGGGCATCTCTACATCAGACCTGATCACCCGCATCGTGCGTGACTACGACATCTACGTGCGACGTAACCTCCAGAGAGGCTACACTGCTCGAGAACTCAATGTTGGATTCATTAAC GAGAAGAAATATCGTCTTCAGAACCAGGTTGACAAGATGAAAGAGACGGTCCGCACTGTGGAGGAGAAGTCCAAACACTTTGTGTACCGGGTGGAGGAGAAGAGCCAGGACCTAATACACAAGTGGGAAGAGAAGTCGCGTGAATTCATAGGCAACTTCCTGGAGCTTTTTGGGCCAGATGGAGCTTGG CATGCTATTCAGGAGCGCAGTGGACGAATGCTCCAGGCCCTGTCACCTTACTCGTCGCCACGTGGCTCCCCCAGCAGCAGTCCCACAAGACTGCGCTCACGTTCACCTGACTCCTCCCCAGTAGCCTCCGGCAGCACCTCTCCTTCTTCCACATCACCTCCTGCCTCTCCATCCTCCCGCCGTCGCACCTGA
- the LOC131138671 gene encoding palmitoyltransferase ZDHHC20-B-like isoform X1, with product MAPSHALRCCKRTVNWIPVLFINLVVGWSYYAYVVELCVYTIPNNAERISYLVIFHIFFFMFIWSYWKTIWTRPAEPSKAFTLPRAEKELFEREERAEMQQEILKKVARNLPVYTRTAGGAIRYCDHCQVVKPDRCHHCSTCETCVLKMDHHCPWVNNCVGFSNYKYFVLFLTYASLYCAVICATVAQYFIKFWTKQLPDTHSAKFHILFLFFVAALFFISILSLLSYHLWLVGKNRTTIEAFRAPVFTNGPDKNGFSLGFKRNVAEVFGDEAKYFIFPVFSSSLGDGHSFVTRLVHIDPEQANSVLQQNGKSPFMEETSPNVLANDTQHIVDEDKEKNGGVQIASVAMESEQ from the exons ATGGCGCCCTCTCATGCGCTGAGGTGCTGCAAGCGTACTGTGAACTGGATACCTGTCCTGTTTATCAACCTGGTTGTGGGATGGTCTTACTATGCTTACGTCGTGGAGCTTTGTGTTT ATACAATCCCAAACAATGCAGAGCGAA TCAGCTACTTGGTCATCTTCCACATTTTCTTCTTCATGTTCATATGGTCTTACTGGAAAACTATCTGGACAAGACCGGCGGAACCATCAAAAGCG TTCACCCTGCCAAGAGCGGAGAAAGAACTGTTCGAAAGAGAAGAGCGAGCGGAGATGCAACAAGAAATTTTGAAGAAAGTGGCGAGGAATTTACCTGTTTACACACGCACAGCAGGAGGAG cTATTCGATACTGTGACCACTGCCAGGTAGTTAAACCTGACCGATGCCATCACTGCTCCACCTGTGAGAC GTGTGTGCTCAAAATGGACCATCACTGTCCCTg ggTAAATAACTGTGTTGGCTTCTCCAACTACAAGTACTTCGTCTTGTTTTTGACATACGCCTCACTCTACTGTGCAGTAATATGTGCTACAGTCGCCCAGTACTTCATCAAATTCTGGACC AAACAGCTTCCTGACACACATTCAGCCAAATTCCACATATTGTTCCTGTTCTTTGTGGCAGCGCTGTTCTTCATCAGCATCTTGTCGCTCCTCAGCTACCACCTCTGGCTTGTAGGCAAGAACAGGACCACCATAG agGCTTTTAGGGCTCCAGTGTTCACAAATGGTCCAGACAAAAATGGATTTTCTCTTGGCTTCAAGCGGAATGTAGCTGAGGTGTTTGGGGATGAAGCCAAGTACTTtatatttcctgttttttccaG CAGTCTGGGGGACGGACATTCATTTGTTACCAGGTTGGTGCACATCGACCCTGAACAGGCAAACAGTGTCCTGCAGCAAAATGGCAAAAG tcCTTTCATGGAGGAAACAAGCCCTAATGTGCTGGCCAATGATACCCAACACATAGTGGATGAAGACAAGGAGAAAAATG GCGGAGTCCAGATAGCGTCGGTGGCCATGGAAAGCGAGCAATAA
- the LOC131138671 gene encoding palmitoyltransferase ZDHHC20-B-like isoform X2 gives MAPSHALRCCKRTVNWIPVLFINLVVGWSYYAYVVELCVYTIPNNAERISYLVIFHIFFFMFIWSYWKTIWTRPAEPSKAFTLPRAEKELFEREERAEMQQEILKKVARNLPVYTRTAGGAIRYCDHCQVVKPDRCHHCSTCETCVLKMDHHCPWVNNCVGFSNYKYFVLFLTYASLYCAVICATVAQYFIKFWTKQLPDTHSAKFHILFLFFVAALFFISILSLLSYHLWLVGKNRTTIEAFRAPVFTNGPDKNGFSLGFKRNVAEVFGDEAKYFIFPVFSSLGDGHSFVTRLVHIDPEQANSVLQQNGKSPFMEETSPNVLANDTQHIVDEDKEKNGGVQIASVAMESEQ, from the exons ATGGCGCCCTCTCATGCGCTGAGGTGCTGCAAGCGTACTGTGAACTGGATACCTGTCCTGTTTATCAACCTGGTTGTGGGATGGTCTTACTATGCTTACGTCGTGGAGCTTTGTGTTT ATACAATCCCAAACAATGCAGAGCGAA TCAGCTACTTGGTCATCTTCCACATTTTCTTCTTCATGTTCATATGGTCTTACTGGAAAACTATCTGGACAAGACCGGCGGAACCATCAAAAGCG TTCACCCTGCCAAGAGCGGAGAAAGAACTGTTCGAAAGAGAAGAGCGAGCGGAGATGCAACAAGAAATTTTGAAGAAAGTGGCGAGGAATTTACCTGTTTACACACGCACAGCAGGAGGAG cTATTCGATACTGTGACCACTGCCAGGTAGTTAAACCTGACCGATGCCATCACTGCTCCACCTGTGAGAC GTGTGTGCTCAAAATGGACCATCACTGTCCCTg ggTAAATAACTGTGTTGGCTTCTCCAACTACAAGTACTTCGTCTTGTTTTTGACATACGCCTCACTCTACTGTGCAGTAATATGTGCTACAGTCGCCCAGTACTTCATCAAATTCTGGACC AAACAGCTTCCTGACACACATTCAGCCAAATTCCACATATTGTTCCTGTTCTTTGTGGCAGCGCTGTTCTTCATCAGCATCTTGTCGCTCCTCAGCTACCACCTCTGGCTTGTAGGCAAGAACAGGACCACCATAG agGCTTTTAGGGCTCCAGTGTTCACAAATGGTCCAGACAAAAATGGATTTTCTCTTGGCTTCAAGCGGAATGTAGCTGAGGTGTTTGGGGATGAAGCCAAGTACTTtatatttcctgttttttccaG TCTGGGGGACGGACATTCATTTGTTACCAGGTTGGTGCACATCGACCCTGAACAGGCAAACAGTGTCCTGCAGCAAAATGGCAAAAG tcCTTTCATGGAGGAAACAAGCCCTAATGTGCTGGCCAATGATACCCAACACATAGTGGATGAAGACAAGGAGAAAAATG GCGGAGTCCAGATAGCGTCGGTGGCCATGGAAAGCGAGCAATAA
- the LOC131138673 gene encoding organic solute transporter subunit alpha-like — protein MEEADNGTIDPACLQEPPLAMDVIKQLDAFGMCLYAMLTFMSCISVLLYLEQCVYIYKNLPYPKKTTIMWVNGAAPVIATMSCFGMWIPRAVMFTDMTSNCYFAVVVYKVLVLLIEELGGSSAFLKRFSGKTFKISTGPCCCCCLCLPRVPMSRRMLFLLKLGALQYAILKTVLSVLSIVLWTNGNFDLSDLEITGTAIWINPFIGVLTITSLWPVAIVFMNTNSFLREINIVPKYAMYQLVLVLSQLQTSIINILALDGTIACSPPFSSQARGSMLSQQMMIMEMFIITLVTRFFYRRTYDTLLSEAHDNNHQKDRVSLQAAHMEHNV, from the exons ATGGAGGAAGCAGACAACGGCACCATTGATCCAGCATGTTTACAGGAGCCCCCACTGGCAATGGATGTGATAAAGC AGCTAGATGCGTTTGGGATGTGCCTGTACGCCATGCTCACCTTCATGTCCTGCATCTCCGTGCTGCTGTACCTGGAGCAGTGTGTTTACATTTATAAGAATCTGCCCTACCCCAAAAAGACCACCATCATGTGGGTCAATGGAGCTGCTCCG GTCATTGCCACCATGTcctgttttggaatgtggatcCCCAGAGCCGTCATGTTCACAGATATGACTTCAaactg TTATTTTGCAGTGGTGGTGTACAAAGTGTTGGTGCTTCTGATAGAGGAGTTGGGCGGCAGCAGTGCATTTCTGAAACGCTTTTCTGGGAAAACCTTCAAGATCTCCACAGGgccgtgctgctgctgctgcctgtgTTTACCTCGTGTGCCCATGTCACG GCGAATGCTATTTCTGCTAAAGTTGGGAGCACTTCAGTATGCCATCCTCAAGACTGTGCTCAGTGTCCTCTCCATAGTACTCTGGACAAACGGCAACTTTGACCTCTCAGAT CTAGAGATCACAGGCACAGCAATTTGGATCAACCCATTCATTGGCGTTCTCACCATTACCTCTTTGTGGCCTGTAGCCATCGTGTTCATGAACACCAACAGCTTTTTACGCGAGATAAATATTGTGCCCAAGTATGCCATGTACCAA CTAGTACTTGTATTAAGCCAACTGCAAACATCCATCATCAACATCCTGGCTCTGGATGGAACCATCGCCTGCTCCCCTCCCTTCTCCTCACAAGCTCGTGGATCCA TGCTAAGTCAGCAGATGATGATCATGGAGATGTTCATCATCACCCTGGTCACTCGCTTCTTCTACCGTCGCACTTATGACACGCTTCTCTCTGAGGCACATGACAACAACCACCAGAAGGACAGAGTTTCCCTGCAAGCTGCTCACATGGAGCACAACGTCTGA
- the si:ch211-244c8.4 gene encoding uncharacterized protein si:ch211-244c8.4: protein MDVQTENMDPSPCESSGKMRKGFKLFGKRKPGSIFSLKNNKSPVTRTQTFDGLPDSAAPDSESDTDKEKAQGVSQGDGEHTEEELTGEMAAARNSISSTGSAKSFSFFSRLRGARRGGGDRRVQTVSQPVCRQRPGLKSLFGSVKFRSKDKEDKVDAPPSPLLMSSRSNSVEIIKEDLSLTPKSHPRSLESPEKASGEATQNSPTAAGNMRDGNVASTLPGESSLGSLLEDISSLLTFESISGGDIMADVEAEWGKAKCAAMEAPEVSAATTPHLSRPAAVSPPTSTSSPVAAPTSTSSSVATPILSTFTKSSTLTIQAIKPGSDSTPTFEQPSTGITIKSANIEPSFTPVTSTTPPKMSTPSVTMMPTTTTTLINQMSVDKTNLNSSVGKLASSDTAAPHLQSITSVSKPPPVATPPLLPPVKPATQSPPSLATFTQPANSFNLQTSSYTKPQSVSAKVESTLNTVPPFISTVTTVTPSVPTVSIPAQSGNSIPSDCAQPEPSPPRAKQPLVSLDTTNHAIGQSLVSQSKTPSIPLAVSKDPPVPACVPVSVAALSGMPTSIDPSASAHVLVPESKSPTTLTQVPVPVSKIPPVQPHDPVAVSKSFPVPAHIPVTSPKSPPSPLTSLPTSPVPLPSEAAASNKMAASEPTNGQLSSPSSTEGAKMEEHLNGSRMDHSKERRTQVKALSKIPVVGGSRAAKQPVRDNQHAEDESSGDPPTPVLEQERPLLDFRDTESRDKGVSVEIHVPITKHSQEGSQLPHQSKPSANVPRDSKIPVKHGACQIPIAKEVPRTKIPVSKVPVRRVGNKPPASGVTRK, encoded by the coding sequence ATGGATGTACAGACAGAGAACATGGATCCCTCGCCTTGTGAATCAAGTGGAAAAATGCGCAAAGGATTCAAGTTGTTTGGCAAACGCAAGCCTGGTAGCATCTTTtctcttaaaaacaacaaatcaccTGTTACCAGGACCCAAACCTTTGATGGATTACCGGACAGCGCTGCACCTGATTCAGAGTCTGACACGGACAAGGAGAAGGCACAGGGGGTGAGTCAAGGAGACGGCGAGCATACAGAGGAGGAGCTGACGGGTGAGATGGCTGCTGCTCGCAACTCCATCTCGTCAACCGGCTCGGCCAAGTCCTTCAGTTTTTTTTCGCGGCTGAGAGGGGCCCGGCGAGGAGGCGGGGACCGCAGAGTCCAGACTGTTTCCCAGCCAGTGTGTCGGCAACGGCCAGGGCTGAAGAGTCTCTTTGGCAGTGTGAAGTTCCGCTCGAAAGACAAGGAGGACAAAGTGGACGCTCCCCCAAGCCCACTCCTCATGTCCTCTCGCTCTAACAGTGTGGAAATCATCAAAGAAGACCTCAGCCTCACCCCTAAATCTCATCCTCGCTCTCTTGAGAGCCCTGAGAAAGCGAGCGGCGAGGCCACTCAGAACTCCCCGACAGCAGCGGGCAATATGAGAGATGGGAATGTGGCGTCTACGCTTCCTGGTGAGAGCAGCCTGGGCTCCTTGCTGGAAGACATCTCCTCTCTCCTCACCTTTGAGTCCATCTCAGGAGGAGACATCATGGCTGACGTGGAGGCAGAGTGGGGGAAAGCCAAATGTGCTGCCATGGAAGCACCTGAGGTCTCAGCGGCAACCACTCCGCACCTCTCCAGACCAGCTGCCGTCTCTCCACCAACCTCCACGTCTTCGCCTGTAGCCGCCCCCACTTCAACCTCTTCTTCTGTTGCAACACCAATCCTGAGCACTTTTACCAAATCCTCCACACTGACCATTCAGGCGATTAAACCAGGCTCAGACTCTACACCAACATTTGAGCAACCTTCCACTGGAATTACAATAAAATCTGCTAACATTGAACCTTCATTTActccagtgacatcaacaactCCTCCCAAAATGTCCACCCCTTCAGTAACAATGatgcctactactactaccactttGATTAACCAGATGTCCGTGGACAAGACAAACCTTAACTCATCTGTTGGCAAACTAGCTTCATCGGACACTGCAGCACCTCATCTTCAAAGCATCACCTCAGTAAGTAAGCCTCCCCCTGTAGCTACTCCACCTCTTCTCCCACCCGTTAAACCTGCAACTCAAAGTCCACCCTCCCTTGCCACCTTTACCCAACCTGCCAACAGTTTCAACTTGCAAACTTCCTCTTACACCAAACCTCAAAGTGTATCCGCAAAGGTTGAATCTACTCTCAATACCGTACCTCCTTTCATTTCCACTGTAACAACGGTTACGCCATCAGTGCCAACTGTTTCTATACCTGCACAGTCAGGAAACTCCATCCCTTCGGATTGTGCCCAACCTGAGCCTAGCCCACCCAGGGCTAAACAGCCTCTTGTATCTTTGGATACCACTAATCATGCAATAGGTCAGAGTCTAGTCTCCCAGTCCAAAACCCCTTCTATACCCCTGGCTGTATCTAAAGACCCTCCTGTTCCTGCATGCGTCCCGGTGTCTGTAGCTGCTCTGTCTGGCATGCCAACTTCTATTGACCCTTCTGCCTCAGCTCATGTTCTAGTTCCAGAATCTAAAAGCCCTACAACCCTGACCCAGGTTCCAGTTCCAGTGTCAAAAATCCCTCCTGTCCAGCCCCATGATCCAGTTGCAGTGTCAAAAAGCTTTCCTGTTCCTGCTCACATCCCAGTTACTTCACCCAAATCCCCCCCTTCCCCTCTCACTTCCCTTCCTACTTCCCCTGTGCCTTTGCCAAGTGAAGCTGCAGCATCTAACAAGATGGCAGCAAGTGAGCCGACAAATGGGCAGTTGTCTAGTCCGAGTAGCACAGAAGGTGCCAAAATGGAGGAACACCTTAATGGGTCACGCATGGACCACTCCAAAGAAAGGAGGACACAAGTAAAGGCACTAAGCAAAATCCCTGTAGTTGGAGGAAGCCGAGCAGCAAAGCAACCAGTACGGGACAACCAACACGCTGAGGATGAATCGAGCGGGGACCCACCTACTCCTGTGCTAGAACAGGAGAGGCCTCTCTTGGACTTCCGTGATACAGAGAGCAGAGACAAAGGTGTCAGTGTTGAGATCCATGTGCCCATCACTAAACACAGCCAGGAGGGGAGTCAGCTGCCTCACCAGTCCAAACCCTCCGCCAATGTACCACGTGACTCCAAGATCCCTGTCAAGCATGGCGCCTGTCAAATCCCGATAGCTAAAGAAGTTCCTCGCACCAAGATACCTGTCTCCAAGGTGCCGGTCCGCAGAGTTGGGAATAAACCGCCAGCTTCTGGtgtaacaagaaaataa